The Symbiobacterium terraclitae genomic sequence GGAAGCTCTTGGGTTGGTATCCCTGCTTACCCTCTAGCCCAGCAGGTGTGAAATCTGCACCCCGGTGACGGGGGATGACGACTCACTCCCTGTTGCAGGGCTACGACCGGCGGAAGCCGGATGCGGGAAAACTGCACGTCCGGTTTGACGAGGGGGCGTTGGCCGAAAGGCCAGCCCCTACTCTATTTGGCTAGAAGAGCTCGATCACGGCGATCGCCCCGGTGGCCACGGCCCCCACCAGCAGGCCGGAGATCGCCACGCCACTGGCCAGGGCCAGCACCGTAAGCACCAGCGGCATCCGCACGAGGTTGGCCACCGCCGCTCCCGTCCACATGCCGGTGCCAGGGATCGGGATCCCGACGAGGATCGCGAGCCCCACCCAGCCGTAACGGTGCACCTTCGCCTGGTGCCGCTCGGCGGCACTGTCGATCCGCTGCAGCCAGCGGGCCGCGGCGGGCACCTCCTGGGCGATGCGGCGGAGCATGTACATGATGAAGATGATCAGGGGCACCTGCAGGACGTTGCCGACGACGCCCAGGGCGATGGCGACGCCGGGCGGGAGCCCGCTGACGATGCCGACGGGGATGCCCACACGGAGCTCCAGGAACGGGATCGCCGAGATGGCGATCACCTTGAGCGCAGCCATCCAGTTGAACACCAGGAACCCTCCCGGGTCAGGCTTGGGCCCGAGATTCGGGGAATATGGTACCAGGGAACGGCCCTTCCGTCAAACGGGTGGTACCGCCCTGCGGTGAACGGGCGGCCTGTACACCGG encodes the following:
- a CDS encoding small multi-drug export protein; translation: MFNWMAALKVIAISAIPFLELRVGIPVGIVSGLPPGVAIALGVVGNVLQVPLIIFIMYMLRRIAQEVPAAARWLQRIDSAAERHQAKVHRYGWVGLAILVGIPIPGTGMWTGAAVANLVRMPLVLTVLALASGVAISGLLVGAVATGAIAVIELF